From Juglans regia cultivar Chandler chromosome 8, Walnut 2.0, whole genome shotgun sequence, the proteins below share one genomic window:
- the LOC118349308 gene encoding uncharacterized protein LOC118349308: MAKALCELQSQLANGSLISTKCEDLNKKSLNKGSKRKRAATEKLTEDKKCAEDCSDSQMLNGKSTTSLGNFPSSRELVSLDEYFLEKHCNLGYRAKRILQLAKHVESGKLDLQKFEKESNRVSAQEVFVKLKRIKGFGPFACANLMMSMGFYEMVPMDSETRRHLQQVHGREKENVKESIKDLYNKYAPFQSLAYWFELVEDYEKKFGKLSELPSSRYHIVTSTRSDSRVPLGLSAETS; this comes from the exons ATGGCCAAAGCTCTTTGTGAGCTTCAATCACAATTAGCCAATGGCAGTCTGATATCCACGAAATGTGaagatttaaacaaaaaatctctaaataaaGGGTCAAAGAGAAAGCGAGCTGCAACTGAAAAACTAACCGAGGACAAAAAATGTGCCGAAGATTGTTCAGATTCTCAGATGTTAAATGGCAAAAGTACTACGTCTTTAGGGAATTTCCCGAGCTCGAGAGAACTTGTTAGCCTGGACGAGTATTTCTTGGAAAAGCATTGCAATCTTGGGTATCGAGCAAAACGCATTCTACAACTCGCTAAACATGTGGAGAGTGGAAAGCTTGAccttcaaaaatttgaaaaggagTCTAATCGCGTATCTGCCCAGGAAGTATTTGTCAAATTGAAGAGAATTAAAGGGTTCGGTCCGTTTGCATGCGCCAACTTGATGATGTCCATGGGATTTTATGAAATGGTTCCCATGGATTCTGAAACTAGACGTCATTTACAACAG GTTCAcgggagagagaaggagaatgTCAAGGAATCTATTAAAGATCTTTACAATAAATATGCACCATTTCAGAGTTTGGCATACTG GTTCGAGCTCGTGGAGGACTACGAAAAGAAATTTGGAAAGTTAAGCGAGTTGCCAAGCTCTAGGTATCATATTGTCACTTCAACTCGATCGGATTCAAGGGTACCACTTGGGTTGTCTGCTGAGACGTCATAA